The Streptomyces noursei ATCC 11455 sequence CTCCGGCGGGATCTACCGGCGTTGCTCGATCATCCCGGAGGACTCGATGGCCCCCATGACAGTGGCGACCGCGCGGGCCCGGTACGGCACCGTCATGACCTTCAGCCTCGGCGGCTACGGCTCCTCCGCGTACAGGTACGTCACCGCGCCCCGCCGGAAGTGACCCGCCGCAGCGGAGCATTGCCCTTCAGCGTCGCCGATGGCGTAGGCCGCACCTGACGCCGAACGGACATCGATGAGAGCGCTCGACTTCCCCTGCGAGGAGAAACCTCCTCGTCTTCCCTCCTGCGTCTCCGGCGAGCAATGACGTTGAAGCCCGGGTCGGGCTGACCCTGGCTTATCCTGATGGATTGTCAACTCCCTCCGTCCGTAGGTTGTTTGTGCAGATCTATCAGCGTGCGCACGAGAGGTGGCAGCCAGTCCTCGCCGGACGGGTGGTGGTGGTCGGCGAGCCGGGCGATGACCTCAGCGGGCTTCGGACGGCCCGCGGGATCGTGATCGAGGCAGCGGGTGACGATGTCGGACAGGCGGGACGGCAACAGGCCGAGGGCGGCCTCGAGGGGTTCACCGACCGCGGGTACGGCGCCGGCGGCGTGGCAGAGCACCATGCCGAAGGCGTACAGGTCCGTGGCGAAGGTGACCGGCGCGCCGGTGAGCTGCTCCGGGGCGAGGAAGCCCCGAGTGCCGACGACGTTTTGATGAAGGTCAGTGCCACCACAATGGCCAAAAGGATGATCACCGGCTGCATCGCTGCTCCCCCTGCCCGTCAGGCCCCAGGTGCCGGACTCGGATCGCGCCCCTGGGCGCCCGCGCCGACGGAGCCGGAGACGCGCTGTGATGCCCTGCGCGGCGACTGGTACCGGCGTGTTGGCGCACTGACCGATTCCACATGGCGACTCGCAGTATGCCGCATCTCAACTCACCTGCGCCGCTCGGCCGGCTACTCCGTGATACCGTATAGTGGTACTCGGTGCTGCGCAGTACTGGGAGGTTCGAAGAGGAGGCCCGCCATGGACGACCTGACGGAGATGTTGAAGGGCACGCTTGAGGGCTGCGTGCTTCACATCATCGACAGCGAGGAGACCTATGGGTACGCCATCACACGTCGACTGAACGAACTCGGCTTCGCCGACGTCGTCGAGGGGACGGTCTACACCATCTTGCTGCGGCTGGAGAAGAACGGGCTCGTACAGGTGACGAAACGACCATCCGGGGTGGGGCCGCCGCGCAAGTTCTATGCACTCAACGATGCGGGGCGCGAAGAACTCGTGAAGTTCTGGGCGAAGTGGGAGTACCTCTCATCACGAATCGACAAGCTCAAGGAGGGCGGGAGATGAATTTCTGGGAGACCATTACCGGCAGCGACCTCACCAGGGAATGGAAGGCGTTCGAGGCCCGGGCCGAGGCGTTGCCGGCCGACCACCGGGCGGCGTGGGAACAGATCAAGGTCCACCTCTCGCCCTACTCGGACTTCACCGGTCGCAACCTGATGCCGATTCTCGACGGTGCCCTGGGGCTGCTCGAAGAAACAGCGGCGGATGGGCAGAGCATTCAAGAGGTGCTGGGCGACGACGTCCAGGGCTTCTGCGCGGCGCTGGCCGGCGGAGAAGGCGCTCGGAGCTATCGCGACCGGTGGCGCGAGCAGTTGAACCGGAACGTCGCAAGGAAATTGGGCCAGCTAGGAGGCTGACATGGGCATCCAGGACATCCTTGAGGGAAAGAAGCAGTGGCGAGCGCACATGGCGCGGGTCAAGGCGCTCCCGCCGGACTATCAAATCGCCTACAAGGAGATGCAGAAGTACTTCTTCAAGGTCGGACCGATCGACTTGCCGGACGGGACCCTGCTGTCAGGGATTGTCGATTTCTTCGAGGAGGGCGTCGCGGCCGGAAAGGGGGTCCTGGAACTCATCGGCAATGATGTCGCTGCCTTCTGCGACGGCCTGGTCAAGGACTCGCGCACCTACGCGGACATCTATCAGGAGTCCATCAGCCGGAAACCCGGCACGGTCGAGCGGTAGGACCGATCTGCGGAACACAGGGGGTGGACGCCGGTCACAGTGCGCTGCCGGCCTGCCAGTCGGACCAGGACAGGTTCCATCCGTTGAGGCCGTTGTCCGGTTTGACGGTCTGCTCGGGCGAGTTCTTGACGACGACAACGTCGCCGACGAGTGACTGGTCGAAGAACCACTTGCCCGGGGTCTCACCCCCGCCGCCCTTGTCGTCCCGCAAGCCGACGCAACCGTGGCTGGTGCCGGTACGACCGAAGACCGAAGGGTTTCCCCAGTAGTTGCCGTGGAGGAAGGTGCCCGAGGCCGACAGCCGCATCGCGTGCGGCACATCCGGAATGTCGTAGGAGTCCCCGGGGTTACTGAAGCCGACGGTCGAGCCGTCCATCCGGGTCCGCACGAGCTTCTCCGAGATCACCATCTGACCGTTGTAGGTCGGGTTCTTCGGGCTGCCACCGGAGATCGGCACGGACTTGATCGTCTTGCCGTCCCGAACCACCGTCATGGTCTGGGTGTGCATGTCGACGGTGGAGACTTGGGACCGGCCGATGGTGAAGGTCACCGTCTTGGACTGCACGCCGGTGAGGTTGCCTCCGCCCTTCACACCATCCAGGTCGATCTTCATCGTGACCTTGGAGCCGGTCTTCCAGTACTCCTGGGGACGGAAGTCCAGGCGCTGAGCGCCGAACCAGTGCCCGACGACCTGCTGGCCGCTGCTGGAGGTCACCGTGATGTGGGACTGGACGTTCTTCCTGTCGGCGATCGACTTGTCGAAGGTGAAGGACACCGGCATGCCGACGCCGACGGTCCTGCCGTCGTCGGGGGTGTAGGAGGCGGTGAAGCTGTGCTGGGGGGAGACCGTGGTGAACGTGGCGTTCTCGGTGGCCGTCCGACCTTCGTCGTCCTTGGCGTCGGCGACCAGCTTGTACTTGGTGCCGCGCGCCAGCTGGGCCGACGGCTTCCAGGAGGTGCCGTCGGCGGCTATCGCTCCCTTGACCATGGCGCCGTTGTCCACCTGGACCAGCCGCACGTCGGTCAGCTTGCCGCCGCTGACCCTGACACCGGTGTTGAGACCGGTGTCGACGGCACCGTCCCGCGCCGAGACCTCGATCTTGATGCCGGACGCGTCCTTGGCTCCTTCGTCGCCGCCCGCCCCGCCGCTCCCGCCGCACCCGGACAAGGCCATCGCGCCCATTGCGATCAGCGCCGAGGTGGTGAGGAGGCCGCGCTTCTGCCGGGCGCGGAGCGGTGCACCAGGCTGCGGCTGCCCCATCGGCAGAGGCAGCCGAGGGCGCAGCGTACGCAACCGAGCACGCGCGGGGTTGTCGGAGGGTGTCACGAGCAGCTCCATACAGGGCGGGAAGGGAGGCGGCCAGGGCTGGCTATGCGATGTCTGTGGCCAACGGTAGGGAGTGCTTCTAAACCGATCTCTTACGACTCGGGGCCAGCACCCCGGCCACCGGCTCCTTCGCTCTGAAACCGTGCCACCCACTCTTGCGACCGCGGTGGAACGCTGACCGGAAGATCAGGAGGGTGCGGTGGGCCGGGTACCCGTCGGAGCTGTTCTGGAGGTGCTGCGGACCTAGTCGGGCCACCGAGCGCTGCCTCATAAGGCGAGGGAAGGGCTGCTGGGATGCATCGCCGCACTGATCGACACGCGGTACGGAGAGCGGGTCACCAAGCGCTACCTCACGGAGCTGCGGATGTCGTGCAGGCCACGCCGCATACCGCGGTCGTTCTGAGACGGTCAGTCGGCGCCACAAACCGCAACGGTTCGCCGGTCGAACCGGCGAACCGTCACGAGTTGTTGGGGGGCTAGTTGGTCGGAGACACGTAGCCGCTGATCGACATGTTCCAGTACGAGCTGTCGCCCACCGCACCGCTGTATGGGCCGTCGTGGTGGACGGAGGAGGACGCAGGGTCGTTGGTGACCTCGTTGCCGCCTATGCTCTCGATGGACCCGTCGGGATTGACCGCCGTGACGATGGCAACGTGATCGGCGTATCCGTTGCCGTTGTAGTTGAAGACGACCGCGTCACCGACATGGGGATCCGGGTGCAGTCCGGCACCGTACTGCCCGAAGCTGCCGGCTGCCGGCGTCAGTCCGTTGACGTTGAAGCCCGCCTGCGCCCAGACCCAGGACGCGAAGTCGGCGCACCAGTTCTCCGGCGAGCCGCCCGCGCCGGTGCAGCTGGAGTTGTACCCCTGCGCGCCGGTGCTGTTCGCGTCGCAGGCATGATGGTCGAGATTCGCGTTCGC is a genomic window containing:
- a CDS encoding PadR family transcriptional regulator, producing MDDLTEMLKGTLEGCVLHIIDSEETYGYAITRRLNELGFADVVEGTVYTILLRLEKNGLVQVTKRPSGVGPPRKFYALNDAGREELVKFWAKWEYLSSRIDKLKEGGR
- a CDS encoding DUF1048 domain-containing protein: MNFWETITGSDLTREWKAFEARAEALPADHRAAWEQIKVHLSPYSDFTGRNLMPILDGALGLLEETAADGQSIQEVLGDDVQGFCAALAGGEGARSYRDRWREQLNRNVARKLGQLGG
- a CDS encoding DUF1048 domain-containing protein, with product MGIQDILEGKKQWRAHMARVKALPPDYQIAYKEMQKYFFKVGPIDLPDGTLLSGIVDFFEEGVAAGKGVLELIGNDVAAFCDGLVKDSRTYADIYQESISRKPGTVER
- a CDS encoding L,D-transpeptidase, which codes for MGQPQPGAPLRARQKRGLLTTSALIAMGAMALSGCGGSGGAGGDEGAKDASGIKIEVSARDGAVDTGLNTGVRVSGGKLTDVRLVQVDNGAMVKGAIAADGTSWKPSAQLARGTKYKLVADAKDDEGRTATENATFTTVSPQHSFTASYTPDDGRTVGVGMPVSFTFDKSIADRKNVQSHITVTSSSGQQVVGHWFGAQRLDFRPQEYWKTGSKVTMKIDLDGVKGGGNLTGVQSKTVTFTIGRSQVSTVDMHTQTMTVVRDGKTIKSVPISGGSPKNPTYNGQMVISEKLVRTRMDGSTVGFSNPGDSYDIPDVPHAMRLSASGTFLHGNYWGNPSVFGRTGTSHGCVGLRDDKGGGGETPGKWFFDQSLVGDVVVVKNSPEQTVKPDNGLNGWNLSWSDWQAGSAL
- a CDS encoding CHAP domain-containing protein → MRNPIVRGMVVAALAVPSLMLAAGPASATTDDIVTVANANLDHHACDANSTGAQGYNSSCTGAGGSPENWCADFASWVWAQAGFNVNGLTPAAGSFGQYGAGLHPDPHVGDAVVFNYNGNGYADHVAIVTAVNPDGSIESIGGNEVTNDPASSSVHHDGPYSGAVGDSSYWNMSISGYVSPTN